In Nitrospirota bacterium, the following proteins share a genomic window:
- a CDS encoding 6-bladed beta-propeller → MIKNYCQIGSVITILLFVGCATAPVQKTEIIWPLPPDPPRIKFVKTIESAKEVEKESFGKSVMQFLVGKDPTVHLQKPYAVHADRKQRVYVADSAWRKILVMDYAKKEFMFLGLDGPGILSRPMGVTTDFTGNIYVSDTVGKRVVVYDPNGKYLLAMGGKEIFEEPVGIAVNDKLRRVYVVDTRKHNVDIFDFEGRFLSDFGGRGVNDGQFNFPTNLAVDPDGKVYVMDTFNFRVQIFDSDGRFLSKFGSVGTGLGQFSKPKGIGVDSEGHIYVVDAAFNNVQIFDQEGRLLLFFGDLGARDGQMYLPAGLWIDENDQIYVADQYNKRIDVYQYLGERWKTRQQTPK, encoded by the coding sequence TTGATTAAAAATTATTGCCAGATTGGATCAGTTATAACGATCCTCCTGTTTGTGGGGTGCGCGACAGCGCCTGTTCAAAAAACAGAAATTATTTGGCCGTTACCTCCCGACCCGCCACGGATCAAATTTGTTAAAACGATTGAATCGGCTAAAGAGGTGGAGAAGGAAAGTTTTGGAAAGTCGGTCATGCAATTCCTGGTCGGCAAAGATCCGACGGTCCATCTTCAAAAACCCTATGCGGTCCATGCAGACCGGAAGCAGAGAGTTTATGTGGCCGATTCAGCCTGGCGGAAAATTCTGGTTATGGATTACGCGAAGAAAGAGTTTATGTTCCTCGGGTTAGACGGGCCGGGGATTTTAAGCAGGCCGATGGGGGTCACCACCGATTTCACAGGAAATATTTATGTTTCCGATACGGTTGGAAAACGAGTCGTCGTTTATGATCCGAATGGAAAATACCTCCTGGCCATGGGTGGAAAAGAAATTTTTGAAGAACCGGTTGGCATTGCGGTAAATGACAAATTACGGCGGGTTTATGTTGTCGATACCCGGAAACATAACGTCGACATCTTTGATTTTGAAGGAAGGTTCCTCTCCGATTTTGGCGGGAGAGGCGTAAACGATGGTCAGTTTAATTTTCCGACCAACCTGGCCGTCGATCCGGATGGAAAAGTTTACGTCATGGATACCTTTAATTTTAGAGTCCAGATTTTTGATTCCGACGGCCGGTTTTTATCTAAATTTGGGAGTGTGGGCACAGGATTAGGCCAGTTTTCAAAACCGAAAGGAATTGGGGTAGACAGTGAAGGCCATATTTACGTCGTCGATGCGGCATTTAATAATGTTCAAATCTTTGATCAGGAGGGCCGCCTTCTCCTCTTTTTTGGCGATCTCGGAGCACGAGACGGCCAGATGTATCTGCCGGCGGGTCTCTGGATTGATGAGAATGATCAGATTTATGTAGCGGATCAATACAACAAACGAATTGATGTTTACCAATATTTAGGAGAGAGGTGGAAAACTCGGCAACAGACGCCTAAATAA
- a CDS encoding peptidylprolyl isomerase: MSKLSSKIVIYFFLGFFFWQAGLSFSRGDENKDEKKGNSTEQNREKVIAEVNGVPILEVTLKQEMRNSLINLGHGELPPQRMEEIRREVLDTLIARELVTQKAKKEGVDPNDLVKKEVYDKALVQEEEIKAYFEKHQEEFMKPEGVRLRHLLVSVDPSSFNEGWKRGYEKALELSERVKNGEDFESLVQKYSDPESKYFGGDLRIQYKGKMAMAEFDQVAFTLKEKEVSGPIQTLYGFSLIQVAEKIPPEPFPFREINQEKIKKKLVQEKVDKRTREWIGDLKSPAVIKIY; encoded by the coding sequence ATGTCTAAGCTGTCATCAAAAATAGTTATTTATTTTTTTCTGGGTTTCTTTTTTTGGCAGGCGGGTCTTTCGTTTTCGCGGGGGGATGAGAATAAAGATGAAAAAAAGGGGAATTCCACCGAACAAAACAGGGAAAAGGTCATCGCGGAGGTCAACGGGGTTCCGATTTTAGAAGTGACTTTAAAGCAGGAGATGCGGAACTCCTTAATTAACCTGGGGCATGGCGAACTTCCGCCTCAACGAATGGAAGAGATCAGGAGGGAGGTTTTGGACACCTTAATTGCCCGGGAGCTTGTCACGCAAAAGGCAAAAAAAGAGGGGGTCGATCCCAATGACCTGGTTAAAAAGGAAGTTTATGACAAGGCTCTGGTTCAGGAAGAGGAGATTAAAGCTTATTTCGAGAAGCATCAGGAAGAGTTTATGAAACCGGAAGGGGTCCGTCTCCGGCATCTTCTGGTGAGTGTCGACCCTTCAAGCTTTAACGAGGGGTGGAAGAGGGGATATGAGAAGGCGCTGGAACTTTCCGAGCGGGTAAAAAATGGGGAAGATTTTGAAAGTCTGGTTCAGAAATATTCCGACCCCGAGTCAAAATATTTTGGGGGAGATTTAAGAATTCAATATAAAGGGAAAATGGCGATGGCGGAATTTGACCAGGTGGCGTTTACCTTGAAAGAAAAAGAGGTGAGCGGTCCGATTCAAACCCTGTATGGATTTTCACTCATTCAGGTGGCGGAAAAGATACCGCCCGAACCTTTTCCATTTAGGGAAATCAATCAAGAGAAAATCAAGAAAAAGTTAGTTCAGGAAAAGGTAGATAAAAGAACAAGAGAATGGATAGGTGATTTAAAGAGTCCAGCCGTCATCAAAATTTATTAA